One window of Litorilinea aerophila genomic DNA carries:
- a CDS encoding DUF58 domain-containing protein yields MSTWPFLPKGRRLDTGKDTQFSDAWIVLGLLLTLLGLALDHTFLTMAAVFLFVVVGSSWLWAAASLNGLHYRRRFSEERAFQGETVTLTLELHNRHWLPLPWIAVRDRFPPELPVAQVELDYNPTTHQADFNTFWSLGPYRQAVRQFTVQCSRRGFHRYGPAVATTGDGFGFFNRRGLVAGEQRLIVYPRLYPAQALRLPTKNPFGAVRTANPLFEDPLRTAGTREWQSGDSLRRVHWKATARLQQMQSRVYEPAEEPLVIFFLNVTTLPRHWHGYIPELQERTISVAASLAALADQERLATGLVANGALPGSDQPIRVPASRNPNQLTLLLEMLAAVTPFATQPIEQLLMEQARQLPWGAILAVVTAVVHDELLITLQELAAAGRRLVLFTLAAEPPRTLLPGVDIYHLPHLVEDWVAPVRVDLATESRP; encoded by the coding sequence ATGTCAACCTGGCCGTTTCTTCCCAAGGGACGCCGGCTGGACACCGGCAAGGATACCCAGTTCAGCGACGCCTGGATCGTCCTGGGCCTGCTCCTCACCCTGCTGGGCCTGGCCCTGGACCACACCTTCCTGACCATGGCCGCGGTGTTCCTCTTTGTGGTGGTGGGCAGCAGCTGGCTCTGGGCTGCGGCCAGCCTGAACGGCCTGCACTACCGGCGCCGCTTCAGCGAAGAGCGGGCCTTCCAGGGCGAAACGGTGACCCTGACCCTGGAACTCCACAACCGCCACTGGCTGCCCCTCCCCTGGATCGCAGTCCGGGATCGCTTCCCGCCCGAGCTGCCCGTGGCCCAGGTGGAGCTGGACTACAACCCCACCACCCATCAGGCCGACTTCAACACCTTCTGGAGCCTGGGCCCCTACCGCCAGGCGGTGCGCCAATTCACCGTGCAGTGCAGCCGCCGGGGATTTCACCGCTACGGCCCGGCCGTGGCCACCACCGGCGACGGCTTCGGCTTCTTCAACCGCCGGGGGCTGGTGGCAGGCGAGCAACGGCTCATCGTCTACCCCCGCCTTTACCCGGCCCAGGCCCTGCGCCTGCCCACCAAAAACCCCTTCGGCGCGGTGCGCACGGCCAACCCCCTCTTCGAAGATCCCCTGCGCACCGCAGGCACCCGGGAATGGCAGTCCGGCGACAGCCTGCGCCGGGTCCACTGGAAGGCCACCGCCCGCCTCCAGCAGATGCAGAGCCGGGTCTACGAGCCGGCCGAGGAACCCCTGGTGATCTTCTTCCTGAACGTGACCACCCTGCCCCGCCATTGGCATGGCTACATCCCCGAGCTGCAGGAGCGCACCATCAGCGTAGCGGCCAGCCTGGCCGCCCTGGCCGACCAGGAACGGCTGGCCACGGGCCTGGTGGCCAACGGCGCCCTGCCGGGCAGCGACCAGCCCATCCGGGTACCGGCCAGCCGCAACCCGAACCAGCTCACCCTGCTGCTGGAGATGCTGGCCGCCGTCACGCCCTTTGCCACCCAGCCCATAGAGCAACTCCTGATGGAGCAGGCGCGGCAGCTGCCCTGGGGTGCCATCCTGGCCGTGGTAACGGCCGTGGTCCACGACGAACTGCTGATCACCCTCCAGGAGCTGGCCGCGGCGGGCCGCCGGCTGGTGCTCTTCACCCTGGCGGCAGAACCCCCCCGGACACTGCTCCCCGGCGTGGACATCTACCACCTGCCCCACCTGGTGGAGGATTGGGTGGCGCCGGTGCGGGTAGATCTGGCGACGGAGTCCCGACCATGA
- a CDS encoding AAA family ATPase: MNCAQFAEIVQSNIARVMVGKEAVVELLLVALLCDGHVLLEDVPGIGKTTLAKALARSLDGSFARIQFTPDLLPSDVTGINYYNQKTQEFEFRPGPVFSQILLADEINRATPRTQSSLLEAMQERQVTVDGQTYRLSPPFMVIATQNPIELEGTFPLPEAQLDRFMLQIALGYPSLEEEREILLRHGRQDPMAGLEPVATMEQVRQLQEEVRGVHVAEDLLHYILQVVRRTREHEAVRLGVSPRGSLALFRASQALAALRGRPYVIPSDVQHLCRPLLTHRIHISPQIRLRGRTPAQIVDEIAETVPVPVVQ, encoded by the coding sequence ATGAACTGCGCCCAATTTGCCGAGATAGTCCAGTCGAATATCGCCCGGGTGATGGTGGGCAAAGAGGCCGTGGTGGAGCTGCTGCTGGTGGCCCTCCTCTGCGACGGCCATGTGCTGTTGGAAGATGTGCCCGGCATCGGCAAGACCACCCTGGCCAAGGCCCTGGCCCGCAGCCTGGACGGCAGCTTCGCGCGCATCCAGTTCACGCCGGACCTGCTGCCCAGCGATGTGACGGGCATCAACTACTACAACCAGAAGACCCAGGAATTTGAGTTCCGGCCCGGCCCGGTCTTCAGCCAGATCCTGCTGGCCGACGAGATCAACCGGGCCACGCCCCGCACCCAGTCCAGCCTGCTGGAGGCCATGCAGGAGCGCCAGGTCACCGTGGACGGCCAGACCTATCGCCTCTCCCCGCCCTTCATGGTCATCGCCACCCAGAACCCCATCGAGCTGGAGGGAACCTTCCCCCTGCCCGAGGCACAGCTGGACCGCTTCATGCTCCAGATCGCCCTGGGCTACCCCTCTCTGGAAGAAGAGCGGGAGATCCTGTTGCGCCACGGCCGCCAGGATCCCATGGCCGGGCTGGAGCCGGTGGCCACCATGGAGCAGGTGCGACAGCTGCAGGAGGAGGTGCGCGGGGTCCACGTGGCTGAAGATCTGTTACACTATATTTTACAGGTAGTGCGCCGCACCCGCGAACACGAAGCCGTCCGCCTGGGAGTTTCCCCCCGGGGCAGCCTGGCCCTCTTCCGGGCCAGCCAGGCCCTGGCCGCGCTCCGGGGTCGCCCCTACGTGATCCCCAGCGACGTGCAACACCTCTGCCGCCCCCTGCTGACCCATCGCATCCACATCAGCCCCCAGATCCGGCTCCGGGGGCGGACACCCGCCCAGATCGTGGACGAGATCGCCGAGACTGTGCCCGTGCCGGTGGTGCAATAG
- the secD gene encoding protein translocase subunit SecD has translation MRNNTIVLVLVILLSLFALYIVLPVPHPSWLERTGAAGQSDSPLGLKLGLDLQGGTQVLLEADLPEGQTPPEGTMDTAKIIVENRVNGLGVAEAVVQKQGESRIIVELPGVDNPDQAVETLRSTGQLEFVDPGGALLRQGMIINTTNHPTLAKDLKAEIDAGNAPPADIPYPDQVFQTVMTGEILRNAVATQDQFNQWQINFELTGQGSEQFYEYTRQHIGQPLAIVLDGRVLSAPTIQAAIRDSGVITGQFTREEAESLAVQMRYGALPVPLKVIDIRTIGASLGQDSVARSLQAGILGIVSVLLFMLLLYRLPGLLADVALVIYVILNLALFKLIPVTLTLAGIAGFILSVGMAVDANILIFERMKEELRSGRTVRLAVEAGFSRAWPAIRDGNLSTLISCAVLYWFGNTFGASVVKGFAVTLSIGVVLSMFTAVFITRTFMRAFLSGGGQKLLESRTLLNY, from the coding sequence ATGCGGAATAACACGATAGTCCTGGTACTGGTGATTCTCCTCTCCCTCTTCGCCCTGTACATCGTGCTTCCCGTGCCCCATCCGTCCTGGCTGGAGCGCACAGGCGCGGCGGGTCAGTCCGACAGCCCCCTGGGGTTGAAGCTGGGCCTGGACCTGCAAGGCGGTACCCAGGTTCTGCTGGAGGCCGACCTGCCGGAGGGCCAGACGCCCCCGGAGGGCACCATGGACACGGCCAAGATCATTGTGGAGAACCGGGTGAACGGCCTGGGCGTGGCCGAAGCCGTGGTGCAGAAGCAGGGGGAGAGCCGGATCATCGTGGAGCTGCCCGGCGTGGATAACCCGGACCAGGCAGTGGAGACCCTGCGTTCCACCGGCCAGCTGGAGTTCGTGGATCCCGGCGGCGCGCTGTTGCGCCAGGGGATGATCATCAACACCACCAACCACCCCACCCTGGCCAAGGACCTCAAAGCGGAGATCGACGCCGGCAACGCCCCGCCCGCCGATATCCCCTACCCGGACCAGGTCTTTCAGACGGTCATGACGGGTGAGATCCTGCGTAACGCCGTGGCCACCCAGGATCAGTTCAACCAGTGGCAGATCAACTTCGAGTTGACGGGCCAGGGCAGCGAGCAGTTCTACGAGTACACCCGTCAGCACATCGGCCAGCCCCTGGCCATCGTCCTGGACGGCCGGGTGCTCTCCGCGCCCACCATCCAGGCCGCCATCCGAGACAGCGGCGTGATCACCGGCCAGTTCACCCGGGAAGAAGCCGAATCCCTGGCGGTCCAGATGCGCTACGGTGCCCTGCCGGTACCCCTCAAGGTGATCGACATCCGCACCATCGGCGCCAGCCTGGGGCAAGATTCGGTGGCCCGCAGCCTGCAGGCCGGCATCCTCGGCATCGTCTCCGTGCTTCTGTTCATGTTGCTGCTCTACCGCCTGCCTGGCCTCCTGGCCGACGTGGCCCTGGTGATCTATGTGATTCTGAACCTGGCCCTCTTCAAGCTGATCCCCGTCACCCTGACCCTGGCCGGGATCGCCGGCTTCATCCTCTCGGTGGGCATGGCGGTGGACGCCAACATCCTCATCTTTGAGCGGATGAAGGAGGAGCTGCGGTCGGGCCGCACGGTGCGCCTGGCCGTGGAGGCGGGCTTCAGCCGGGCGTGGCCGGCCATCCGGGATGGGAACCTTTCCACCCTGATCAGCTGTGCCGTCCTCTACTGGTTCGGCAATACCTTCGGCGCCAGCGTGGTCAAGGGCTTCGCGGTCACCCTGAGCATCGGTGTGGTGCTCTCCATGTTCACCGCGGTCTTCATCACCCGGACCTTCATGCGGGCCTTCCTGTCCGGTGGCGGTCAGAAGTTGCTGGAATCGCGCACGTTGCTGAACTATTAA
- the secF gene encoding protein translocase subunit SecF, whose protein sequence is MYAIVERRGLWFTISALFILPGIIFMIWSMATHGTPLPLSIDFTGGTLWEIRFSEPVAPADVRKIFVDAGFTDTAAFNVEDDRTVQVKLKSIDIETKTQLAEALTARFGPFEERLYRSIGPTMGSEVSRAALIAVVVASVLILIYIAGAFRQVSHPLRYGTCAVIALVHDVLVTISFIGVMNLIAGWEVDALFLTAILTVIGFSVNDTIVVFDRIRENLRRYRNERFATVTNRSLIETLQRSIATQVTVLLVLVAILVLGGASLRQFMATMMVGMISGTYSSIFNATALLVAWEEGSLLHKGNDTAPLADGRQVLA, encoded by the coding sequence ATGTATGCCATCGTGGAACGACGGGGGCTGTGGTTTACCATCTCTGCCCTGTTCATCCTGCCCGGGATCATCTTCATGATCTGGTCCATGGCGACCCACGGCACCCCCTTGCCCCTCAGCATCGACTTTACCGGCGGAACCCTGTGGGAGATCCGTTTCTCGGAGCCGGTTGCCCCTGCCGATGTGCGCAAGATCTTTGTGGATGCCGGCTTCACCGACACGGCCGCCTTCAACGTGGAGGATGACCGCACCGTCCAGGTTAAGCTGAAGAGCATCGACATCGAGACCAAGACCCAGCTGGCGGAGGCCCTGACCGCGCGCTTCGGCCCCTTCGAGGAGCGGCTGTACCGCAGCATCGGCCCCACCATGGGCAGCGAAGTGAGCCGGGCCGCGCTCATCGCGGTGGTGGTGGCGTCGGTCCTGATCCTGATCTACATCGCCGGGGCCTTTCGCCAGGTCTCCCACCCCCTGCGCTACGGCACCTGTGCCGTCATCGCGCTGGTCCACGACGTCCTGGTGACCATCTCCTTCATCGGTGTCATGAACCTGATCGCCGGCTGGGAGGTGGACGCCCTCTTCCTCACCGCGATCCTGACGGTGATCGGGTTCAGCGTCAACGACACCATCGTGGTCTTCGACCGCATCCGGGAGAATCTGCGCCGCTATCGCAACGAGCGCTTCGCCACCGTCACCAACCGCAGCCTGATCGAAACCCTGCAGCGTTCCATCGCCACCCAGGTGACGGTCCTGCTGGTGCTGGTGGCCATCCTGGTCCTGGGCGGGGCCAGCCTGCGCCAGTTCATGGCCACCATGATGGTGGGCATGATCTCGGGAACCTACAGCTCCATCTTCAACGCCACCGCGCTGCTGGTGGCCTGGGAGGAAGGCTCCCTGCTCCACAAGGGGAACGATACGGCTCCCCTGGCGGACGGACGGCAGGTGCTGGCGTAA